DNA sequence from the Coffea eugenioides isolate CCC68of chromosome 9, Ceug_1.0, whole genome shotgun sequence genome:
TTTGGGTTTCTTTTGTAGTCTGACTTGAATCAAAGCATTATAGTCCTCCTAGTTAAAATTGCTATGAGTTTcgatttgtttctttttaacaTCTTATTAAACTTATATTAgcctaaaatttagaaaaaaaaaaattgtagaagAAAGACAATATAATTAGTTTTTTGCAGTGAATTGAACAAACTGGTAGTGTCCGCAAGAGTTTAAATTTCTTGGTTCGTAAATTACGAAAGGTTCAGGTCAGTGGAGATCCTCTCGGGCATAGGCTCCGTAATTGAAGGCAGGCGTTTTGCCTTGGACAAACACGATGTGGATGTAATTTAGATCCCAAGAGAAGTAAATAGAGTCGTACATAATTTAGCACATTTTGTCAAGATGGCCAACATTTTTTGGAACTACCCTCTATAATCTTTGTAACGCAAATGGTGTTGGACAATTTCTAGTAATCTCTTTAATAAAATTGTCtactttttttcttcaaaaaaaaggTCTAAATAGATTGAAATTTCTCATGTCTCAAAGTAATCAAATATTGTTAATTCAACCTCTtgagcatagttattaaattcAGCTCGTAGCTTAGTCAAAAGAGATGACCGACTCACCGGTTCAATCGCGAGTTACACAATAgctttattatatattataataatatgttttaaattataaaaataataaaatttttaagttgACAGTTCAATCGgtaattttttttctgattCATTGATTGAATCTTCAGATCGTTGATTGGTCAACGAATTTAATGCTTAACCGATCTAATTAGTGATCCAACCCGACATTTTGGCCAATTCATCAAATTGATCTATTGGACCATCGAGCCGGACCGTGTTTTATAACTATGTTCTTGAGACATCCCCCTACATTGCCAAAGACATTTTTTATGTTTGCACACATGAAGGCATCTAGGCATATTACCCCTATTATATTGAGGGACATGAAGGTTTCTGCTTAATTTCCCATGCCTTTGTATAATGCAATTTTCTATTATGctgctttgaaaaaaaaaaaaaaatcatctctACTTTTGAGCTTCTAGCGCTAAAATTTTCTCTTGATATACCAAACTTTTATCTCACCTATCTGGTTGTATTTGATTAGTTATTCTCTCATCCATAGTGCTACTTCATTTGTTAGTACCCCAACCATCATCCCTATTCTACATTCTTTTATTTGAtcctccaattgaagaaaaaattgatcaaaaatcaACAACCACAAATGACCCCAAAACTTAACAACTTAGAATGACACCTTAGATGTGCTATGCTACCCCTTGACAACTTGATTGCTTAATTTATCAATAAACTGAAGATTTGACAAGATTAGCAATATTTTAATCAATCTAATTTCATAATTTGCAATCTGTTAAACTTACCAGATGAGATGCTATTGAACACAATTCCTGAATTTGCAATGACAAATCATGCAGTAGCGGCAAgatccttcttttttttttttttttttagtgtaagtagAAGGAATCGAACCCAAAACCTcttgcttacactccctccccccaTACCACCCAACTGCAAGATCCTTCTAACATATCATTTAGACAAACAAATTAACATAACATTTTTCCCTAATGACTTGTTAATGAATCAAACAGTAATACTTTAGGCCACTTGGCATGAAACTTCGTTATTATCAAAATAAATTTCTCATTGAAATTATTCAAAACAAACTCCATTTCACATTCATGAGTCTCGAAATTGATCTCAATATTCACTTGATATTAGCATCTCGTGTAGCTAAATATTGGCCTATTTCGGTGTTTTCGACCGACAGTAATATGTGTTGCATTAAGTATTAACTAAGCAAGTCATTTGGTATTTGATTAGTTAAGGATTCCAAGACTTCCAAGGGATAGCAGCCGCTGTTGGGCTCCTCAAATCTCAATCAGATGGTAATTTACAACCGAGATGTTTGTTAGGACATTACATCAATTAAAGACAATAACCAATAATATCTCCAAAATAGTGGGACCAAATTTGTTGGttggaaaacaagaaataaTTTTCGTCACAATCATTTGTAGCTAAGCAGTGTGAAGTGTCTTTCATTCATGTCTGAACCAGAAGGAAGACTTGCTTTTTAATATCAAATGCCACCAACATTTTTGGGATGTAATCAAGAATCAATGGATGAGGATGGATCAAATGGCCCCTCACATGCCTTGCTGCTAAAGACATGACAAAAACAACCAAGAGAGGATGTCTAGCTAGTTGGCTAATTGATCACCTACTGCAGTCTTGTTCTATCTTGGATTAAATATGTTTAATACCCTTGAAAGTTTTGGTTTTGTCGGCCAGGTATCAATAGACCTTCCGAGATTAGACCCTCAGATTGGGAATTTCTACTATGTCGGTGATTATAATTTAATAAACTCTTACCATATCATTCAATAATTGAAACTCCTAAAATTATCTGAGAACTGATGACTCCTTTTACACATCGAACGATGAATTGATACTCATGGATATGATATTCAGAAGATACTATAGAACTACCCTTGAGATTAAGCCCTTCTAGACGAAGCTTATCGATGTGCAAATTAAATTACCAATGACATACAACTAAAATACATGCAAGCAACGATGCCAATGGCTTCAAAGACAATTAattaaaaacaataaaaacaatgactgaaaatgaaatgtattaATTAAAAAACATCGAAGCTGTTATTCCCCTCTTAGCTACCATCTAATCGTTTTTTAATGGAGTTAGGTGCCAGATGTGAGATGTGTGGAGGAATGAAAATGGTGTTATTGTTCTCAATCTGAAAAAGTACTGGTCCTTGAAACATTTAATTAAAAGGTGATATGGTACTTGTTCTTAATTGTATCAACCACATTGACCAAACAACTGGATTAAGCTAATTGCACTTATTAGGTCTATGATTGGAACTTTAATTAACCTTCCATTAAAAGTAATCATTCCACAATTATGCGGGCCACATGAACGAAATGCAACAAGCAGTTATAGTTGATCCATCCCTTGATCCTCACATCACCTAATTAATTGTGACTTAAGTTCTAACCTAGTCCTAATAATAATATGTTGAACTGCctgtttaatgattttttttaaaaaaaattaaaacaaaacaaaaagggcTTTCAGCGGATTAGCTTAGCCCTGGTACTTGTCtatgtcaaaatatttttttaagtgtaaTTTTATATTACTTTTTAATTCAAAGGTGATATACTTCTTTTAGTTCAAAGGGAGAAGTCAATCCGAAAAGGGGAAAAGAGAGGATTTAAAATATGAACTTGGGACTTCATCGTAGTCTGGCCAATATTCCTATCATCTAAGTTGAGTTAATGAGTTTTGGGAACACAGGTAGGGGTgtgcaaaatcaaaaaattccGATTTACCGACCaaattcgaattgaattcggaattttgaattcggtaattcggaatGGAAATCGGAAtatccgatttcgaattcggGTCGAATTCGGTAATGAGATTTTTCAAATCGGAATTCAGAATTCgtatttcgatttcaaatctgttttttcatatatatatataatataacatttatattataataataatttttatattcatgaattcggtgaaatcggaaTTCCTATTTCGATATCAATTTCGTTttcacacatatatataatattttttatatatatgtaatataatatttatataataataataataataatttttatattcatgaatttggtgaaatcggaatttaccgaatttcgaattgaattcggaacgaattcgaattcggaatTGGTGAATTCTAAATCAAAATCGGTCGAAAATTCTAATACCAAAATTCCGAAAAATTTCGAATTCAAAGTTCTAAATTActgatttcgatttcgattcaCATCCCTAAACACAGGTGATGTATTTTAACCTTAGTACTAAAGTTGCAAGAAATCTTTCGAATAATTGACATATTAGTCAAAAGTGAACCAAAATGtggttttcaaaagttttagaaaaatcatagtACAACACTCTTATGATGAATATTTGtgtatgataaaaaaaatatataataaaaaatgtttGATATATTAAAAAACTGCACAATTGCCATCCAAGCACACCTCAAAACAAACATGAGAAAATTTAATCACCAGAATGGTACAGTTATTAGGGGAGAGTTTGCCATTTGAAATTTTCTacttatttgaaaatttttgctTTGTTATTCCTATCAGCTGGTAACCACCTTATGATCCACAAAAAGGGTTGCTGAATTCAAACCTATGGCCGAATAAACTGTTGGGGGTGAAAGAATGTAGCAAGGGGTGGGAATACAAAAAGAAGATAGAAAAAACTGTCATGAGGACCATATCACCAACACACACTAACTATCGAAGGCAACAGCTATCATCCAATGTCCAATGCAACTTGTGCCAGACTACTCCAGTATCTTCCGGTTAGCCAAAACTTGAGTAGATTCAGTTTTCAAAAATACAATTATCCAAATTATGTCACACCAAATAAATTCAATTAGTCAAAACTTGAGTCaattcaattttaaaaaaaataataattcaaattgtGTCACACCAAATAAATTCAATTTTCAAAGATACAATAATTCAAATTGTGTCACACGATTTGGTGAAATAATGTGATACAATTTGAATCATTGattcaattttaaaaaatacaatGATTCAAATTATGTCACACCAAATAAATTCAATTTTCAAAGATACAATAATTCAAATTGTGTCACACGATTTGATGAAATAATGTGATACAATATGAACCATTGattcaattttaaaaaatacaatTATTCAAATTATGTCACACCAAATAAATTCAATTTTCAAAGATACAAGAATTCAAATTGTGTCACATGATTTGGTAAAATAATGCGTTACAATTTGACCCATTGAATCTTTTAAAACTTTGTCTACCCAAATGTGAGCCTTTTCCATTGCCCCATTTTCAAAGACATTTTGAAGGCAACCATCatccttttgtttttgttggcCAGGTTAAAAATTTCCATTTTAGTGAAACCATGCATCCAATCGATCACGTGATAACATCGGCTACagtaaaaaacaaaacaaaatatttCTGATGTCAAACCATCTTTgtgtttttctgttttcattctAGCTCAGGTAAACTATCATTAAAAGCCAAAAGCTATAACACAAACAAcgaatatacaagttcaaattacaCATGATTCACATTTAATACCAGAGTAATAAACCCAACTCAAATACAACACAAATCATAGCATACACCATACTACTTAGTACATCAATCTAATTGATCCCTTGATGACAAACACCATCACCCACTTAAAGAAACCAAACAGACCATAACCCTCCAGCAAACTGATGAAATGTGAAAGATGCCTCATGCTGTTGCTCCtacttcttcttcctcctcttcaTATTCCTCATCATCAGCAGTGGCATCCTGGTATTGCTGGTATTCAGCTACCAGATCATTCATGTTGCTCTCAGCCTCGGTAAACTCCATTTCATCCATTCCTTCACCAGTATACCAGTGCAAGAAAGCCTTGCGCCTAAACATAGCTGTGAATTGCTCACTTACACGCCTGAACATTTCCTGGATGGAAGTTGAATTGCCAATGAAAGTAGATGCCATTTTCAGACCCTTGGGTGGGATATCGCATACGCTGGACTTGACATTGTTGGGAATCCATTCAACGAAGTAAGATGAATTCTTGTTCTGGACATTGATCATCTGTTCGTCAACCTCTTTGGTACTCATCTTGCCACGGAACATGGCTGAAGCAGTTAAGTACCGACCATGACGTGGGTCAGCAGCACACATCATGTTTTTTGCATCCCACATCTGCTGTGTCAGCTCAGGGACAGTGAGAGCACGGTATTGCTGGGAACCCCTGGATGTTAAAGGTGCAAAGCCCACCATGAAGAAATGGAGTCGTGGGAATGGGATAAGGTTAACGGCAAGTTTACGCAGGTCAGAGTTCAACTGTCCAGGGAAGCGAAGACAACAAGTGACACCACTCATGGTAGCAGAAATGAGGTGGTTGAGATCACCAACTGAAGTACAGCCAAATACAAGTACAATTTAGCAAGTGTTCCCGGTTCAAATTTTGATCCATGTCAAAAGCTTTCATATAAACTAGTCTCAGGCAAATACAAGAAGCAAACTAACAACCAAAACATCTCATATTTCTAGAACATCAGTTAAACCTATGTCCTTGatgtttttgttttgtgtgtgtgtgtgagagagagggaaagagagGGAGATGGAGACAGAGCATGTGTATGCATTGAAAAACTGAAGTTAATCAACCAAATGAAGAGAGGCACGTTAAGAATGTAAACTGTGGCCGAAAAGAAAACGCCAAAGAACAACCACCACCAACCAAGCACATGGAGTGGCTAATAAGTGACCAATACTACAGTAAAACTTATTACCACATTTAACCTCTACCCAttaattattgaaaaaaaagggaaaaaccaAAAACCATAAAATCTTTAGGAATTTCAAGCCCAAGCTGTTTTACCATAAACATGGGCTTTTTTTCTggcccctcccccccccccccctttttacCCCAAATCCCTCCCACCCTGACTGGTCAGGGGATCAGCGAAGGGCATTAACCCCTATCCCCTAGCCACCAGACCATAAATATGGGTTAAAAATGCATACCACAAAGTTAATATTAAAGTCAAATATCAAACCTAAGTAGTCAGCATGAGGACTTACAAGTAGGAGTAGCCAGCTTGAGAGTACGGAAACAGATGTCATATAGAGCCTCGTTATCCAAAACCATGCATTCATCTGCATTCTCAACAAGTTGGTGGACAGACAGTGTAGCATTGTATGGCTCGACCACAGTATCAGATACTTTAGGAGAAGGAAAGACCGAAAACGTCAACATCATGCGGTCTGGATACTCCTCCCTGATCTTTGAAATGAGAAGTGTGCCCATACCAGATCCAGTACCTCCACCCAATGAATGACACACTTGAAATCCTATTAAACAACATAATCATCAGCACTAATCATTAACAGCAAGCAATACGTCAATCAAGATACAGCCAACCAAAATCTAAGCACCAGTAtctaaaatttcatctcaattacATCAGCCTCAGGTTAACAAATAAACAACATACTGCCTCGTGAGACCACCACAAAACCATTCCACACATTAGCATGACAGGTAAGcaagttagaaaaaaaaagctATTAAATGTCACCTAAATGAAATCACCACTGATTTTAAATTGGCAATGATAACATCAATATAAAAAATTCGTATATACCTACATCCTCAACAAAAGTGAGATCTACCAACTCGAAAAAGCTTCCTTCAGAGGCGTAGATGGCAAAATTACAAAACCCAAATGCATTCCAGTTACGAAACCAAAAGCCAATGAGATAGAGACGTCTGGAAGCATAATTAGTACAAATAGCACGAATTTAGGATCATTTACTGTAAAGGGCATTTCCATATTGTACCTATTGTACAacgaaaaagagaaaaaggaatagACCAAAATCAAGAATCCAAGCGCGCCATTTTCACAGACTTTAAATTAGGATATCACGTGCGTGCACTACAATTCTCAGGTGAAGAACGATGcaaaatcaaatatacaccATAAATCCGTTAATTTTCACAAAACCCAAAAGCTAGATCCAGCAAATTTTCATAACTCTCCGCAAATGGAATATAGCAAAAAATGCAGATCTATACCCAAAAAACAACATTCCAacaataaagaaaaacaaaacccaGATCTAATTAATATTAAACCGAAGTTCCATAAAATTGAAAGAGGAAAACGAAATTCGACCTTGCAAACAATCACAATTCTCAGCTTCTTTCCTAACAACGTCAAGAACAGCATCAATCAACTCAGCACCCTCAGTATAATGCCCTTTAGCCCAATTATTCCCAGCACCGGATTGTCCAAAAACAAAGTTATCCGGGCGGAAGATCTGACCATAAGGGCCGGACCTGACGGAATCCATGGTACCGGGCTCAAGGTCCATGAGAACAGCCCGGGGAACATATCTTCCGCCGCTGGCTTCGTTGTAGTAGACATTGATGCGC
Encoded proteins:
- the LOC113783261 gene encoding tubulin beta chain, with the translated sequence MREILHIQGGQCGNQIGAKFWEVICDEHGIDHTGKYSGDSDLQLERINVYYNEASGGRYVPRAVLMDLEPGTMDSVRSGPYGQIFRPDNFVFGQSGAGNNWAKGHYTEGAELIDAVLDVVRKEAENCDCLQGFQVCHSLGGGTGSGMGTLLISKIREEYPDRMMLTFSVFPSPKVSDTVVEPYNATLSVHQLVENADECMVLDNEALYDICFRTLKLATPTFGDLNHLISATMSGVTCCLRFPGQLNSDLRKLAVNLIPFPRLHFFMVGFAPLTSRGSQQYRALTVPELTQQMWDAKNMMCAADPRHGRYLTASAMFRGKMSTKEVDEQMINVQNKNSSYFVEWIPNNVKSSVCDIPPKGLKMASTFIGNSTSIQEMFRRVSEQFTAMFRRKAFLHWYTGEGMDEMEFTEAESNMNDLVAEYQQYQDATADDEEYEEEEEEVGATA